The genomic window AACCATCGAACGCTCCCCGTCGACGTGCTCGAAAACGAGACCGCCTATCAGGTCGTCTTCGACGCGCCGGGCGCCGAACCGGACGACGTGCAGGTGCGGTATCTCGGCGGCAACGTCAAGATCCAGATCGATCGCTTCCGTCAGTACCACGAGGGCTACGAGATGCGGTTCCCGGGTCGCGGCATGGAACTCGACGGCGAAGCGGAGCTGCCCGACGACGCGATCGTCGACCCCGACGCGGGGACGGCGACGCTGAC from Haloterrigena sp. KLK7 includes these protein-coding regions:
- a CDS encoding Hsp20/alpha crystallin family protein; the encoded protein is MGLSDLRKSVGSVLYRQVGRANGHVQNHRTLPVDVLENETAYQVVFDAPGAEPDDVQVRYLGGNVKIQIDRFRQYHEGYEMRFPGRGMELDGEAELPDDAIVDPDAGTATLTEAGTLRIDIPKDSAVDGDATDATETGELTADD